From a single Gimesia fumaroli genomic region:
- a CDS encoding M12 family metallo-peptidase, whose amino-acid sequence MAIYRICIPLILLVLQLAAHAVAAAPPQKLFHFMDTKKTDLTEKQSSLIASLKSKKWNENVTIVKLDAARFADDQVVMNLNQELNVTLDRSNVTTTKNKTIWSAKQNDEVNDVTFIKRGDNVTGTIRINNQHFSLRPLSGGLHALIKRNDSKFPPDHPPEFEEAQRAISIEEKQAGDKIEENNLSDTNMSYHIDVMVVYTPAVANVLTDVPSLIDLAIEETNKSYEYSKINASLRLVHQGKVSYTESGSFKTDVDRLAATSDGHIDGVHSLRNRKKADVVVMLINDDQACGRAKTIYANASTAFAICHYDCATGYYSFGHEIGHLQGARHNPEADSTNTPFMYGHGYYNKDKQWRTIMSYNCPGGCVRKRFWSNPNTTYNGDSIGSANKHNNARSLNNTASRIAGFK is encoded by the coding sequence ATGGCTATCTATCGAATCTGTATTCCACTTATTCTCCTAGTGCTTCAACTTGCCGCCCATGCAGTCGCTGCTGCGCCTCCCCAAAAACTGTTTCACTTCATGGACACAAAAAAAACCGACTTGACGGAAAAACAGTCATCCTTAATAGCATCTCTCAAATCTAAGAAGTGGAACGAAAACGTCACTATCGTAAAATTGGATGCTGCAAGATTCGCTGACGATCAAGTAGTCATGAACCTCAACCAGGAGTTGAACGTAACCCTTGATCGATCAAATGTAACGACCACAAAAAATAAAACTATCTGGTCAGCTAAGCAAAATGACGAAGTAAATGATGTCACGTTTATTAAGCGAGGCGATAATGTTACTGGGACCATTCGCATTAATAACCAACACTTTTCGCTTCGCCCCCTTAGCGGCGGTCTTCACGCCCTTATCAAACGGAATGATTCAAAGTTTCCTCCTGACCATCCACCTGAATTTGAGGAAGCCCAGCGAGCAATCTCTATAGAAGAAAAACAGGCGGGTGACAAAATCGAAGAAAATAATCTCTCGGATACAAATATGTCGTATCACATCGATGTAATGGTAGTCTACACTCCAGCTGTAGCGAACGTACTAACCGATGTCCCATCATTGATTGACCTTGCTATTGAAGAAACCAATAAGTCTTATGAATACAGCAAAATAAACGCCTCGCTTCGCTTAGTTCACCAAGGAAAGGTATCCTACACAGAATCAGGATCTTTCAAGACGGATGTCGATAGACTTGCGGCTACTTCAGATGGTCACATCGATGGCGTACACTCGTTACGCAACCGCAAAAAAGCAGATGTTGTTGTCATGCTGATCAATGATGATCAAGCTTGCGGCAGAGCTAAAACAATATACGCAAATGCGAGTACGGCATTTGCTATTTGCCACTATGATTGTGCCACAGGGTATTACTCATTCGGACACGAAATCGGACACCTGCAAGGTGCCCGACACAACCCAGAAGCTGATTCAACTAATACACCTTTTATGTACGGGCACGGATATTACAATAAGGATAAGCAGTGGCGTACGATCATGTCATATAACTGCCCTGGGGGGTGTGTACGAAAACGATTCTGGTCAAACCCAAACACAACATATAACGGGGATTCAATAGGCTCAGCGAATAAACACAACAATGCAAGATCCCTCAACAATACTGCATCTCGCATTGCTGGTTTCAAATAG
- a CDS encoding SMP-30/gluconolactonase/LRE family protein — protein MKAFFVITIGAMSLLGSSALAQDSAKTFEAGKPLEAVNEAGKFVPISDNVKVYGSFRFAESCVYDPVRNLIVVMNAGVPQNMQKNDGYVSLLNPDGSVHTTKWIGASRKGLTLNHPLGTAIHNGTLYTADIDVVRTFDLASGKPGRAYPVKGATFLNGIAVNKDGTIFVSNSKPESRVYKITANGDVSLFVDGKPLDIPNGVAIDQDGNVVVVNVGNNDVMTFDPANGKLLRTEHAAEGGNDGLVILPDGTKYVSSVRFGSVSKIRPGKPAKVIASGIPSAASMGYDSKQKQLIIPMNNNNAVAFIKLKD, from the coding sequence ATGAAAGCGTTCTTTGTGATTACCATCGGAGCGATGTCACTGCTGGGCAGCAGCGCACTGGCCCAGGACTCAGCGAAAACATTTGAGGCGGGAAAGCCGCTGGAGGCCGTCAACGAAGCCGGGAAATTCGTGCCGATTTCGGACAATGTTAAGGTGTATGGCAGTTTTCGTTTTGCCGAAAGTTGCGTTTATGATCCGGTACGGAACCTGATTGTGGTCATGAATGCCGGCGTCCCGCAAAACATGCAGAAGAACGACGGTTACGTCTCTTTGCTGAATCCCGACGGTTCGGTCCACACGACAAAATGGATCGGGGCAAGCCGGAAAGGGCTGACCCTGAATCATCCACTGGGCACCGCGATTCATAACGGGACCCTTTACACGGCCGACATCGATGTGGTTCGCACCTTCGATCTCGCCTCAGGCAAGCCGGGGCGTGCTTATCCCGTGAAAGGTGCTACCTTTCTCAACGGAATCGCCGTCAATAAAGACGGAACGATCTTTGTTTCCAACTCGAAACCGGAGAGCCGCGTCTATAAAATCACTGCGAACGGCGACGTTTCCCTGTTCGTGGACGGCAAGCCACTGGATATCCCGAACGGCGTGGCCATTGATCAGGACGGGAATGTCGTGGTCGTCAATGTTGGCAACAATGATGTGATGACCTTTGATCCCGCCAATGGGAAACTGCTGCGTACCGAACATGCTGCAGAAGGGGGCAACGACGGTCTGGTGATTCTTCCCGATGGCACCAAGTACGTGAGCAGTGTCCGGTTTGGAAGTGTCTCTAAGATCCGTCCCGGAAAGCCAGCGAAGGTCATTGCCTCCGGAATCCCCAGTGCCGCCTCGATGGGCTACGATTCCAAACAGAAGCAGTTGATCATTCCCATGAACAACAACAACGCCGTGGCATTTATCAAGTTGAAGGATTGA
- a CDS encoding SGNH/GDSL hydrolase family protein, with product MMKYMPGKVGSLDELALMGSVLISVILIGTFSTNVRADEPQATGKYLKILFLGNSITLHGPAPKIGWKGNWGMAASAPEKDFVHIVTGALAKSSGATPKTLVRNIAAFERQYATYDLKQNLKEAFAFQPDLVVLAIGENVPKLETEEAKAQFKASVDQLLKELQTDNQPTIIVRSCFWPNPAKDAALRQACQQAGGMFVDISSLGKEESNYARSERDFQHAGVAAHPGDKGMQAIADAILKVVQP from the coding sequence ATGATGAAATATATGCCTGGTAAAGTAGGTTCTCTTGACGAATTGGCCTTGATGGGATCTGTTTTAATCAGTGTTATTCTAATTGGTACTTTCAGCACCAATGTCCGGGCGGACGAACCCCAGGCGACGGGCAAGTATCTGAAAATCTTGTTCCTGGGAAACAGTATCACCCTGCATGGCCCGGCACCAAAGATTGGCTGGAAAGGGAACTGGGGGATGGCCGCCAGCGCCCCGGAAAAGGACTTTGTCCACATCGTGACCGGTGCACTTGCCAAATCGTCGGGAGCAACGCCGAAAACGCTGGTCAGGAACATTGCCGCTTTTGAACGGCAGTACGCGACCTACGACCTGAAACAAAACCTGAAAGAGGCGTTTGCGTTTCAGCCTGATCTAGTTGTGCTGGCGATTGGAGAAAATGTGCCCAAGCTGGAAACAGAGGAAGCGAAAGCACAGTTCAAGGCCAGCGTTGATCAACTGCTCAAGGAACTGCAGACTGATAATCAGCCGACGATTATCGTGCGGAGTTGCTTCTGGCCCAACCCGGCGAAAGATGCAGCGCTGCGTCAGGCCTGTCAACAGGCGGGCGGGATGTTTGTGGACATCAGCAGTCTTGGAAAAGAGGAATCGAACTACGCGCGATCGGAACGAGACTTTCAACACGCCGGCGTCGCCGCCCATCCCGGTGACAAAGGAATGCAGGCGATTGCAGATGCGATTTTGAAAGTTGTGCAGCCCTGA